In the genome of Methylophaga nitratireducenticrescens, one region contains:
- a CDS encoding ATP-binding protein, translating to MTTFEDKDQIHPLLQDNAIFPTRALEEFINTLRYWLMNLLPGGIVYGNQRTGKTQALRYLINNIQTSLGEDIPAIILSAWEPTVTSTTENRFFGELLYALGYAIPNSGTAAIKRRRAIDFIIGKTRDKKEHRYLLIIDEAQWLSSSQLRYLMDIHNQLKFANIRLITILVGQPELLMMKNDLRTRKERHLLGRFMTDSHEFHGLQNLNDLKRIMHSLDNDSEFPIGSGCSYTQFFAPLAYQRGWRVEQDADLTWRVLNEMLASQGITTAGPGFPMQPFTAYFIWLFRTIQQMDSPEFTLTEGLIERGLLQVAIQFQDLG from the coding sequence ATGACAACTTTCGAGGACAAAGATCAAATTCATCCGTTGTTACAAGATAATGCTATTTTTCCTACAAGAGCGCTCGAAGAATTTATCAATACTCTTCGATATTGGCTAATGAATCTTCTTCCTGGGGGTATTGTTTACGGCAATCAACGAACAGGAAAAACTCAAGCATTAAGATATCTCATTAACAATATACAAACATCACTTGGAGAAGATATACCGGCTATCATTCTAAGTGCATGGGAACCAACCGTAACCAGCACTACCGAAAATCGTTTCTTTGGCGAGTTACTTTATGCATTAGGCTATGCAATTCCTAATTCAGGTACCGCGGCCATTAAACGGAGGAGGGCTATTGACTTTATTATTGGTAAAACCCGAGATAAAAAAGAACATAGGTATTTGTTAATAATTGATGAAGCTCAATGGTTGTCTAGTAGCCAGCTTCGATATCTAATGGATATCCATAATCAACTCAAATTTGCCAATATAAGGCTAATTACTATTCTGGTTGGACAGCCAGAACTACTTATGATGAAGAATGATCTTCGCACCCGCAAGGAACGACATTTGTTGGGGAGATTTATGACCGATAGTCATGAATTTCATGGATTACAAAATTTAAATGATTTAAAAAGAATCATGCATTCTTTAGATAATGACTCTGAATTCCCAATTGGTTCAGGTTGCTCATACACACAGTTTTTTGCACCTCTTGCATATCAGCGAGGATGGAGGGTAGAACAAGATGCTGACTTAACTTGGCGAGTGTTGAATGAGATGCTGGCTAGCCAGGGTATTACTACAGCTGGCCCCGGCTTTCCAATGCAACCTTTCACAGCCTATTTCATATGGTTATTTCGTACTATTCAACAAATGGACTCACCAGAGTTCACTCTCACTGAAGGGCTGATTGAAAGAGGACTGCTTCAAGTAGCAATTCAGTTTCAAGACCTGGGCTAG
- a CDS encoding DDE-type integrase/transposase/recombinase produces MKSSINENIQVNMENWFPVDTSNFSTSKLRKYKQRKKALDLYLSTQYSLEQVAVITKLSQSEIKRIRKRALTLSENGIYFGYLACIPNLNLKGYKRSNPLMLAGAGRFNYFLEKFPNVKQKLDAWALGRSSPSHVAVRGRFYKRIYKAFRQCCQDEGVDINFDYPFTNNDMGMGAVRNYCVRLKNSHFAQAAKVDYGDSSGRLCVNSVHSISPTASLQPYDVVQLDGHKVDTEISIKLMDEYGDIQRVNLSRIWLLTLIDTASRAVLGYSISLKQNYSSEDVLTCIAGSLQSSEAMLPGLPYYEIEECKGRLFNCIKFDNAFSQTSSWLQEKLIEIGVQEVITNRPARPRSNAIVERFFQTLEEESFHQFPTTTGSSPKDPRTRNPLKAANDLAIHVEDIEHAAKLTIQWYNNCPHSSLNGSSPLEFLNNSLLHKSDLVRSLSEDDLSLEKLFKRQFPLKIRGNKAQGHPPYVQFKNARYSSPTLTSSPELIGESAIFETDIRDIRKGRLFKSNGKYLAEVSVNRQWAEHQHSLRDRIAILKLAKDKKIQFEGNSPITKYIDFLAERSLISRKERNEYIRVSRILKKDVQEKKKEIKTKAFIPEKTIFLSKISNLR; encoded by the coding sequence ATGAAATCTTCAATAAATGAGAATATTCAAGTAAACATGGAAAACTGGTTTCCAGTGGATACAAGTAATTTCAGCACAAGTAAGCTAAGGAAGTATAAACAAAGAAAAAAAGCGCTTGATCTTTATCTTTCCACACAATACTCGTTAGAACAAGTAGCTGTGATAACAAAGCTATCTCAAAGCGAAATAAAACGTATACGCAAACGAGCCCTAACACTCTCTGAAAATGGCATATATTTCGGATATTTAGCTTGCATACCTAATCTGAATCTCAAGGGTTATAAACGTTCGAATCCTCTAATGCTGGCTGGGGCTGGTAGATTTAATTATTTTCTTGAGAAATTCCCAAATGTTAAACAAAAACTCGACGCCTGGGCACTCGGTCGCTCAAGCCCCAGTCACGTGGCAGTGAGGGGAAGATTTTATAAGAGAATCTATAAAGCTTTCAGACAATGTTGTCAGGATGAGGGGGTAGATATTAATTTCGATTACCCATTTACTAATAATGATATGGGAATGGGAGCTGTAAGAAATTATTGTGTAAGGTTGAAGAATTCACATTTTGCACAAGCCGCTAAAGTTGATTATGGTGACTCGTCAGGTAGGTTGTGTGTCAATAGTGTTCATTCCATTTCGCCAACAGCATCTTTACAACCATATGATGTGGTGCAACTTGATGGTCACAAAGTTGACACTGAAATTTCCATAAAGCTAATGGATGAATACGGGGATATTCAGAGGGTTAATTTATCTCGGATCTGGCTGTTAACGCTCATCGATACAGCGAGCCGAGCAGTATTGGGATATTCAATAAGTCTGAAGCAAAACTATTCTTCTGAGGATGTTTTAACTTGTATCGCTGGTTCTTTGCAGTCATCCGAAGCAATGTTGCCTGGGCTACCTTATTATGAGATTGAAGAATGTAAAGGTAGACTTTTTAATTGCATAAAATTTGATAATGCATTCTCCCAAACGTCTTCTTGGTTACAAGAAAAGTTAATAGAAATAGGGGTTCAGGAAGTTATTACAAATAGGCCTGCAAGGCCTCGTTCAAATGCGATTGTAGAGAGATTTTTTCAAACTCTTGAAGAAGAATCCTTCCATCAATTTCCAACTACCACTGGTAGTTCTCCAAAAGATCCAAGAACAAGAAATCCACTCAAAGCAGCTAATGATTTAGCTATTCATGTAGAAGATATCGAACATGCAGCTAAGCTGACAATTCAGTGGTATAACAACTGCCCACATTCGTCCCTCAACGGCAGTAGTCCACTAGAATTTTTAAACAATTCCTTATTGCATAAGTCTGATTTAGTTCGTTCTTTAAGTGAAGACGATTTATCTTTGGAAAAACTCTTTAAACGACAGTTTCCACTGAAAATTAGAGGGAATAAGGCTCAGGGCCATCCTCCATATGTTCAATTCAAAAATGCCCGTTATAGCAGTCCTACTTTAACTTCCAGTCCAGAGTTGATCGGTGAATCAGCCATTTTCGAAACAGATATCAGAGATATACGTAAAGGAAGATTATTTAAAAGTAATGGAAAATATCTTGCTGAAGTTTCAGTAAATCGACAATGGGCAGAACACCAGCATTCATTAAGAGATCGGATAGCTATCCTAAAACTTGCAAAGGATAAGAAAATCCAATTTGAAGGTAATTCACCTATTACTAAATACATAGATTTCCTAGCAGAGCGCTCTTTAATCAGCAGAAAAGAGCGTAATGAATATATAAGAGTGAGCCGTATCCTTAAAAAGGATGTTCAAGAGAAGAAAAAAGAGATAAAAACTAAAGCTTTTATTCCAGAAAAAACCATATTTTTGTCTAAAATTTCTAACTTAAGGTAG
- a CDS encoding PDDEXK family nuclease — MGKIYSTTAPGLFSRGPFPIPPRRRIANQFHRLFSIKAGMRTVCVESPLEADAIYWAESDPNIIEVCEQPLRIHMPFGNRPYFTFDISFKWTSGNECFYEIKPESSMERSSNNNLIPKNWEVIQDICRANAYTCQVLSDKTINEKSLEIANWRRLLPYARTAYESDEPWIVEMIIHVLKGIDKATIYQVFAQMPEVSNEKIICFIAKLIHQGQMSANLNSARLSGMTTLSLINHDD, encoded by the coding sequence ATGGGGAAAATATATTCAACAACCGCACCGGGATTGTTTTCACGAGGTCCTTTTCCCATACCTCCCAGGCGAAGAATTGCCAATCAATTTCATCGATTATTTAGTATTAAAGCTGGCATGAGGACAGTATGTGTAGAGAGTCCTCTTGAAGCAGATGCCATTTATTGGGCTGAATCCGACCCTAATATTATTGAAGTATGCGAACAACCACTTCGAATCCATATGCCATTTGGTAATAGACCTTACTTTACCTTCGATATTTCTTTTAAATGGACATCGGGAAACGAATGCTTTTATGAAATAAAACCTGAATCAAGCATGGAGCGTTCATCGAACAACAATCTAATCCCTAAAAACTGGGAAGTGATTCAGGATATATGCAGGGCTAACGCTTATACCTGTCAAGTACTCTCTGATAAAACAATAAATGAAAAATCATTGGAAATAGCTAATTGGCGACGGTTACTTCCCTATGCCAGAACGGCATATGAATCAGATGAACCTTGGATAGTTGAAATGATTATTCATGTTCTTAAAGGGATTGATAAAGCCACTATTTATCAAGTTTTTGCACAGATGCCTGAGGTTTCAAATGAAAAGATTATCTGCTTTATTGCAAAGCTCATTCATCAAGGTCAGATGTCGGCAAATTTGAATAGCGCTCGCTTATCAGGTATGACCACCCTCAGCTTGATCAATCATGATGATTAA
- a CDS encoding helix-turn-helix domain-containing protein — protein MNNRKEVFLSSNLLFLREIANLNKGELCSAVGTSNSEIGHLENDEISKPNYFMIEALADYFGVSIEPFVREDLSKRNPTELLIQRALMNLPALEAAELRSYLAVSNDLLELLSDKKYFDYRQRLIRALPSRRLLISKDNNADEDE, from the coding sequence ATGAACAACAGAAAAGAGGTATTTTTATCATCCAATCTCTTATTCCTTCGAGAGATTGCGAACCTTAACAAAGGTGAACTTTGTTCAGCAGTAGGTACCTCAAACTCTGAAATTGGGCATTTGGAAAATGATGAAATTTCAAAACCCAATTACTTCATGATCGAAGCACTTGCAGATTATTTTGGTGTATCCATTGAGCCATTTGTCCGTGAAGACTTATCGAAAAGAAATCCCACCGAACTTCTTATTCAGCGTGCTTTAATGAATCTACCAGCATTGGAGGCAGCAGAACTTCGTTCTTACTTAGCAGTCTCTAATGACCTGTTGGAACTTTTATCCGATAAAAAATATTTTGACTATCGTCAACGTTTAATCCGAGCCTTGCCATCTAGAAGGCTACTTATATCAAAAGATAATAACGCTGATGAGGACGAGTGA
- a CDS encoding lipopolysaccharide kinase InaA family protein, with product MLNTINRVSLLRSPPNKDSNVFEELWHINTPWFETPNVRRGGWSGVVKCMIDNFGRSEKVFIKRQENHMTRTLMHPLNGIPTFLREYHNIQLLHAKNIPTLDVLYFGTKGAKAVLVTKALERYISLDKIELSTLVPEDKKTLISSIAIVIRHLHLHHYQHNCLYPKHIMVRQRANGWDVKLIDLEKMKYRLVKKLAVIHDLTTFVRHLSEIWSAREKVLFFQAYFEQPKISCQSKKIINTVCKRIKWKDDARKQFESALIT from the coding sequence ATGTTAAACACTATCAATAGAGTCAGTTTGTTACGCTCGCCCCCTAACAAGGACAGTAATGTTTTTGAAGAACTTTGGCATATTAATACACCCTGGTTTGAAACACCCAATGTTCGTCGCGGCGGTTGGAGTGGTGTTGTCAAATGTATGATTGATAACTTTGGGAGATCAGAAAAAGTTTTTATCAAGAGGCAAGAAAATCATATGACAAGGACGCTTATGCATCCACTTAACGGTATTCCAACTTTTTTGCGTGAATACCATAACATTCAATTACTTCATGCCAAAAATATCCCAACGCTGGACGTTTTATATTTCGGTACAAAAGGTGCCAAAGCTGTTCTAGTTACCAAGGCGTTAGAAAGGTATATCAGTTTGGATAAAATTGAACTTTCAACTTTAGTACCAGAAGACAAAAAAACATTGATTTCTAGTATAGCCATAGTAATACGCCATTTACATCTACATCATTACCAACATAACTGTCTCTACCCAAAACACATCATGGTTCGTCAACGTGCAAATGGTTGGGATGTAAAACTTATCGATCTTGAGAAGATGAAATATCGTTTAGTAAAAAAATTGGCAGTCATCCATGATTTAACCACCTTTGTTCGTCATCTAAGTGAGATTTGGTCCGCGAGGGAAAAGGTATTATTTTTTCAAGCTTACTTTGAACAGCCGAAAATATCGTGTCAATCAAAAAAAATCATTAATACGGTGTGCAAAAGGATTAAATGGAAAGATGATGCTAGAAAACAATTTGAATCAGCACTCATCACTTGA
- a CDS encoding class I SAM-dependent methyltransferase, whose product MSNQTSKQLEFAEKYNEQHAKAYFQKHTDGLARKLSNWRDQQIARKALKIAGNPTSVLDVPCGTGRFWDVLTENPKRHVYACDNSQKMIDIGLQYREKQLIKKIHTFKASAFSLPLSDGYVDNIFCIRLLHHIGYSEDRLKLLKEFHRVSKSTVIVSLWVDGNVKAWKRKKLESNRTKRHYQNRFVIPQKTIEKEFNEAGFSIKAYLDFIPKYAMWRTYILEKNENISC is encoded by the coding sequence ATGTCAAACCAAACGAGCAAGCAACTTGAATTTGCTGAAAAATATAATGAACAACATGCGAAAGCCTATTTCCAGAAACACACAGATGGATTAGCAAGAAAACTGTCAAACTGGCGTGATCAACAGATCGCCAGAAAAGCCTTAAAAATAGCGGGTAATCCGACAAGCGTATTGGATGTCCCGTGTGGCACCGGACGCTTTTGGGATGTGCTGACTGAAAACCCTAAAAGGCATGTCTATGCCTGTGATAACAGTCAGAAAATGATTGATATAGGACTGCAATATCGCGAAAAACAACTCATTAAGAAAATACATACATTTAAAGCTTCTGCTTTTTCATTACCACTTAGTGACGGTTATGTTGACAATATTTTCTGCATCCGTTTATTACACCATATTGGTTATTCCGAGGATCGTCTTAAACTATTAAAAGAATTTCACCGTGTAAGTAAATCCACAGTGATTGTTTCTCTTTGGGTGGATGGTAACGTTAAAGCCTGGAAACGAAAAAAACTCGAATCGAATCGAACTAAACGCCATTATCAGAACCGTTTTGTCATACCTCAAAAGACTATTGAAAAAGAATTCAACGAGGCTGGTTTCAGTATAAAAGCCTATCTAGATTTCATCCCGAAATACGCGATGTGGCGAACTTATATTCTCGAAAAAAATGAGAATATTTCATGTTAA
- a CDS encoding LTA synthase family protein, translating to MSPIALLLPILVNRWFWPVSRWILLIWSVLILTFIVFMEISTPAFIMQYDLRPNRLFIEYLKYPHEVSSMLWNGFRAEVLVGSLVTILSGWGITRLLKLQFINFKFDWPEWKIWLFWPVLVVILALMIRSSLGHRPANPALFARTSDAMVNSLYINSAWSVYFAIYNMQHEDKSSELYGKMSHEEVLGTLSQLYPWIPNDADAKNPTMHFQQATQHRDKPLNLVIILEESMGASYVESLGGLPVTPNLDRLKKEGWWFEQLYATGTRSVRGIEAVVSGYLPTPARSVVKLSLAQQNFFTLGGLLKQQGYFTEFIYGGESHFDNMASFFIGNGFESVIDERDFEDPIFTGSWGVSDEDLLNKTHQRLSELNAKNQPFLSFVFTSSNHTPFEYPDGRIQPYDQPKQTDNNTVKYADYALGAFFDKAKQSDYWDNTLFLVVADHTNRVYGDDLVPISGFHIPALIVGADMESKQIKTVSSQVDLAPTLLSLMGVSANHPMIGRDLTIESEQLSPGRAMMQFADYFALMKGTDVTVLRMDQPSKSGQYDRLKRRMEVIGDASESQEKEALAHSLLPSWLYREQRYGISD from the coding sequence ATGAGTCCCATAGCTCTATTACTACCAATACTTGTTAATCGATGGTTTTGGCCTGTCTCTCGGTGGATATTATTGATATGGAGCGTATTGATCCTGACGTTTATTGTTTTTATGGAGATTTCTACACCCGCTTTTATCATGCAGTATGATCTGAGGCCAAATCGTCTGTTTATTGAATATCTTAAATACCCTCATGAAGTATCTTCAATGCTATGGAACGGTTTCAGGGCTGAAGTTCTGGTAGGGAGTCTGGTAACGATATTATCGGGTTGGGGCATCACACGATTACTCAAATTACAATTCATCAACTTCAAGTTTGATTGGCCAGAATGGAAGATATGGTTGTTTTGGCCTGTCTTGGTGGTAATCCTAGCTTTGATGATCCGGTCTTCACTCGGACATCGTCCAGCAAATCCAGCATTATTTGCCAGAACTTCAGATGCCATGGTTAATAGTCTTTACATCAATTCGGCATGGTCTGTTTATTTTGCGATTTACAATATGCAGCACGAAGACAAATCCTCAGAGCTTTATGGAAAAATGTCTCATGAAGAAGTCCTTGGCACGTTGAGTCAACTCTATCCATGGATTCCAAATGATGCTGATGCAAAGAATCCTACCATGCATTTTCAGCAAGCAACTCAACACCGAGATAAACCACTCAATTTGGTAATAATTCTGGAAGAAAGCATGGGAGCAAGTTATGTTGAATCTCTTGGTGGACTGCCGGTAACACCAAATCTCGATCGATTAAAAAAAGAAGGTTGGTGGTTTGAACAACTTTATGCAACCGGAACGCGATCTGTTAGGGGTATTGAAGCGGTGGTCAGTGGTTACCTTCCGACACCGGCTAGAAGCGTTGTTAAATTGTCATTGGCCCAACAGAACTTTTTCACACTTGGTGGTTTATTAAAACAACAGGGCTACTTTACTGAATTTATTTACGGTGGAGAGTCTCATTTTGACAATATGGCCAGCTTCTTTATTGGCAATGGCTTCGAATCTGTCATTGATGAGCGTGATTTTGAGGATCCAATCTTTACAGGTAGCTGGGGTGTGTCTGATGAAGATTTACTCAATAAAACACATCAACGTCTTTCGGAGTTAAATGCTAAAAATCAACCATTTTTGAGTTTTGTTTTTACCTCTAGCAATCACACACCTTTTGAATATCCTGATGGTCGTATTCAACCTTATGACCAGCCTAAGCAAACGGATAACAACACAGTTAAATATGCTGATTACGCATTAGGAGCGTTTTTTGATAAAGCTAAACAAAGTGATTATTGGGATAACACACTGTTTCTCGTCGTGGCAGATCATACTAATCGGGTTTATGGCGACGATTTAGTTCCAATCTCAGGGTTTCATATCCCAGCATTAATAGTCGGTGCTGATATGGAATCAAAGCAAATTAAAACTGTGTCCAGTCAAGTTGATTTAGCGCCTACATTGTTATCTTTAATGGGGGTTTCTGCGAATCATCCGATGATTGGACGCGATTTAACCATTGAGTCAGAACAGCTTTCACCTGGCCGCGCCATGATGCAATTTGCTGACTATTTTGCACTTATGAAGGGGACAGATGTGACGGTTTTAAGGATGGATCAACCATCCAAATCTGGACAATATGATCGGTTAAAACGACGTATGGAAGTTATTGGCGACGCAAGTGAGTCACAAGAGAAGGAAGCTTTAGCACACTCATTGCTACCTTCATGGCTATATCGAGAACAACGTTATGGAATCAGTGATTAA
- a CDS encoding diacylglycerol kinase, whose amino-acid sequence MKTGYTGLKRLFYATQYSYQGLRASWESEAAIRQELLLIVFLVPITFLLNITSVEQVMLLFSLALIVVAELLNTALETVVDRIGHEFNTLSGKAKDIGSAAVFVSLVTAFLTWLIILW is encoded by the coding sequence ATGAAGACGGGCTATACGGGATTAAAAAGATTGTTTTATGCGACACAGTATTCATACCAAGGATTACGTGCGAGCTGGGAAAGCGAGGCAGCCATTCGCCAAGAGCTCCTACTTATTGTGTTTCTAGTGCCAATCACCTTTTTGCTTAATATCACATCAGTTGAGCAAGTAATGTTGCTCTTTAGCTTGGCTTTAATCGTTGTCGCTGAACTACTCAATACGGCATTAGAAACCGTTGTTGACAGGATTGGTCATGAGTTTAATACGTTAAGTGGTAAGGCCAAAGATATTGGTTCTGCGGCAGTGTTTGTAAGTTTGGTTACGGCTTTTTTGACGTGGTTAATTATTTTATGGTGA
- a CDS encoding phosphatase PAP2 family protein: MVKQAIYRNHTFWLLLVVYFCLMMGLEYFGGDLKLAGYIYALEGHQWLLRKYWLTNEVLHDGGRWLNYIAVLSVLVITIFFTVKHKQYSSLARAWQGLTLSLIVSFVAVSYLKSITDIDCPWSLDLFGGDRPYLSLFAHRSNSLPMAYCFPAGHASIGYAWVALFFMLREIKPAWRYYGLGIGMGFGLLFGFSQQLRGAHFLSHDITTLFICLFSSYVIFKLLYSDEQTA; this comes from the coding sequence ATGGTGAAGCAAGCTATCTATAGGAACCATACCTTTTGGCTACTATTAGTAGTGTATTTTTGTTTAATGATGGGACTAGAGTATTTTGGAGGAGATCTGAAGCTTGCTGGTTATATCTATGCTTTAGAGGGACACCAATGGCTTTTACGAAAATATTGGTTAACCAATGAAGTTTTACATGATGGTGGTCGATGGTTAAATTATATAGCAGTGCTATCAGTATTAGTTATCACCATTTTTTTCACCGTTAAACATAAACAATACTCCTCCCTGGCTAGGGCATGGCAAGGACTAACATTGTCATTAATCGTTTCATTTGTTGCTGTCAGTTATCTCAAATCAATTACCGACATAGATTGCCCCTGGAGTTTAGATCTGTTTGGTGGTGATAGACCATATTTAAGTTTATTCGCTCATAGATCCAATAGTCTGCCCATGGCTTACTGTTTCCCCGCCGGCCATGCCAGCATCGGTTATGCTTGGGTCGCATTATTTTTTATGTTGAGAGAGATAAAACCAGCTTGGCGATATTATGGTCTGGGAATCGGCATGGGCTTTGGCTTACTCTTTGGTTTTAGCCAACAATTAAGGGGAGCACATTTTCTCTCACATGACATCACAACTTTATTCATTTGTTTGTTCTCAAGTTATGTCATTTTTAAATTACTTTATTCCGATGAACAAACGGCCTAA
- a CDS encoding response regulator: protein MRILLIEDDQLLALGIITALKRMGYQLEHCTTGLHAKQAVLNGEFALMILDLGLPDGSAVPLIKSIRKNGHSLPILVLTAQDQIEIKLAALNNGADDYLVKPTDVREIEARIRVLVRRSSERKDDILFISSLRLDLQTHDCEYNGQSVILTKREFLLLKEFMMNPNRILSRQYLDELSYGWEGDIDSNATEVHIHHLRKKLSNDLFRTVRGIGYMLVEEYDV, encoded by the coding sequence TTGCGAATTTTGTTAATCGAAGATGATCAGCTATTAGCATTAGGGATCATAACCGCATTAAAGCGTATGGGGTATCAATTAGAACATTGCACGACAGGATTACATGCTAAACAAGCTGTTTTGAACGGTGAGTTTGCGTTAATGATTCTGGATCTAGGATTACCCGATGGCTCAGCTGTTCCACTAATTAAATCTATACGTAAAAATGGACATAGTCTGCCTATTTTAGTCTTAACAGCACAGGACCAAATCGAAATTAAGCTAGCTGCTTTAAATAATGGTGCAGATGATTACCTAGTGAAACCAACCGATGTTCGTGAAATTGAAGCTAGAATTCGTGTACTAGTAAGACGCAGTTCGGAACGTAAGGATGATATTTTATTTATTTCAAGCTTGAGATTAGATTTACAGACTCATGACTGTGAATATAACGGTCAGAGCGTCATATTAACAAAACGAGAATTTCTTTTGTTAAAGGAGTTTATGATGAACCCCAATCGTATTCTAAGCAGACAATATCTTGATGAATTAAGTTATGGTTGGGAGGGTGACATAGACAGCAATGCAACCGAAGTTCATATTCATCATCTGAGAAAAAAACTATCAAATGATTTGTTTAGAACCGTAAGAGGAATTGGGTATATGTTAGTAGAAGAATATGACGTTTAA
- a CDS encoding ATP-binding protein, with protein MIIILGMTASISYHNSLHEMDEIYDAQLAQTARLLWTLYKVNPNKFSEDPIVIPVPTRIDTGEQLTSAQERMFPEHKYESKIAFQIWRNEKLILLSENATSFLAQSKTEGFHEIAEKNYKWITFSLYDPVEDIWVNTSQREDVRSEMSGHMAATQIRPLLLLIIPLSILIYFIIGLSLRPLSHLSQQLRDKKPEKLTEVHTNLPSELKPIQVAINGLLKRITLYLDKEKRFIIDASHELRTPLSILQLHAQNLNSDLTEQEKQQAISAIDTGSKRMVHLVNQLLAMARIEQSSLLAPQRLNVNDLLEQSMSQLSIHQLEKVSWSTKIDRNCEVYGDPSLLQIVMRNLLDNAAKYSEQEQVVEIEVTNAPENNILITIKNNNNIITESDRLGERFYRHSQHQHIAGAGLGLSIVMMIIDLHQGQITFTQQKEQFEVKIILPIN; from the coding sequence ATGATCATCATATTAGGGATGACAGCTTCAATTTCGTACCATAACTCACTTCACGAAATGGACGAGATTTATGATGCTCAGCTTGCTCAAACTGCACGCTTATTGTGGACCTTATATAAAGTTAACCCCAACAAATTTTCTGAAGATCCCATTGTAATCCCTGTGCCCACAAGAATTGATACAGGTGAACAGCTTACCTCTGCACAAGAAAGGATGTTCCCAGAGCATAAATATGAAAGCAAAATTGCTTTTCAGATATGGCGTAATGAAAAGTTAATATTACTATCAGAAAATGCCACTTCTTTTTTAGCACAAAGTAAAACAGAAGGCTTCCATGAAATAGCGGAAAAAAATTATAAATGGATAACCTTTAGTTTGTATGATCCTGTCGAAGATATTTGGGTCAATACATCTCAGCGAGAAGATGTTCGCAGTGAAATGAGTGGACACATGGCGGCAACGCAAATACGACCCTTATTATTATTAATTATTCCATTAAGTATTTTAATTTATTTTATTATTGGACTAAGTTTAAGACCACTTAGTCACTTAAGCCAACAGTTAAGAGATAAAAAACCTGAAAAGTTAACTGAAGTTCACACCAACTTGCCCAGTGAATTAAAACCAATACAAGTAGCCATTAATGGTTTGTTAAAAAGGATAACTCTTTATCTTGATAAAGAAAAAAGATTTATCATCGATGCATCACATGAACTTAGAACACCGCTAAGTATTCTTCAATTACATGCTCAAAATCTCAACTCGGATTTAACCGAACAAGAAAAACAACAAGCAATTTCGGCAATCGATACTGGCAGTAAAAGGATGGTTCATCTGGTCAATCAATTACTTGCTATGGCAAGAATTGAGCAGTCTTCTCTACTCGCTCCTCAAAGGCTTAATGTGAATGATTTGCTTGAACAAAGCATGTCACAGCTATCAATCCATCAATTAGAGAAAGTAAGCTGGTCAACTAAGATTGATAGAAATTGTGAAGTTTATGGTGATCCATCTTTACTGCAAATAGTGATGCGAAATTTATTGGATAATGCGGCCAAATATTCAGAGCAAGAACAAGTAGTTGAAATTGAAGTAACAAATGCTCCAGAAAATAATATTCTAATTACAATTAAAAACAATAACAACATTATTACGGAGTCTGATCGTTTGGGAGAACGCTTTTATAGGCATAGCCAGCACCAGCATATTGCAGGGGCTGGACTCGGATTATCGATAGTAATGATGATTATTGATTTACATCAAGGCCAAATCACTTTCACACAGCAAAAAGAACAGTTTGAAGTAAAAATAATATTGCCAATAAATTAG